From Medicago truncatula cultivar Jemalong A17 chromosome 7, MtrunA17r5.0-ANR, whole genome shotgun sequence, a single genomic window includes:
- the LOC120577052 gene encoding uncharacterized protein, which produces MSNLSKLHFEVLKISGHNYLTWAVDAEMYLAAEGNADAIKEGNKASEQQKAKALIFLRHHINEALKNEYLTVKDPLVLWNKLKDRYEHLKAIILPKVRYDWMHLRLQDYKSVTAYNSEVYKITSQLELCGEKVTDADLLEKTFSTFHASNMLLQQQYREKGFQKYSDLISCLLVAEQNNELLMKNHEARPAGVAPFPEANASQHNHFGEARGRGRGRGRGRGHGRGRGHVHNPNGKFKTPFFHQKWKNNEKIEKEKGGQNSKTNENICYRCGGKGHWSRTCRTPKHLVDLYQQSLKNKGKKVETHYAYNDGDDADYDIYGDLDTTPLDIGDFFEDPNGKIDHLIGDGTVKK; this is translated from the coding sequence ATGTCAAATCTGTCAAAACTTCATTTTGAGGTCCTAAAAATTTCTGGACACAACTATTTGACTTGGGCCGTAGATGCTGAAATGTACTTAGCTGCTGAAGGAAATGCAGATGCCATAAAAGAAGGAAATAAGGCATCCgaacaacaaaaagcaaaagcattGATATTCCTTCGTCACCATATTAATGAAGCACTTAAGAATGAATACCTCACTGTGAAAGATCCACTTGTGCTCTGGAATAAACTAAAAGATAGATACGAGCACTTGAAAGCCATTATCCTCCCAAAAGTTAGGTATGATTGGATGCATTTGCGCTTACAGGACTATAAATCTGTAACTGCCTATAATTCTGAAGTATACAAAATTACTTCTCAATTAGAATTGTGTGGTGAAAAGGTAACAGATGCAGATCTGttagaaaaaacattttcaacCTTTCATGCATCCAACATGCTCCTGCAGCAGCAATACCGTGAAAAGGGGTTTCAAAAATACTCTGATTTAATTTCTTGTCTTTTGGTTGCTGAACAAAACAATGAGCTTCTAATGAAAAATCATGAAGCTCGCCCTGCTGGTGTAGCTCCATTCCCTGAAGCGAATGCATCACAACACAACCATTTTGGAGAAGCTCGTGGTCGCGGTCGCGGTCGTGGTCGTGGTCGTGGTCATGGTCGTGGTCGTGGTCATGTCCACAATCCTAATGGAAAATTCAAAACCCCATTTTTCCACCAGAAgtggaaaaataatgaaaagattgaaaaggaaaaaggtgGACAAAATagcaaaacaaatgaaaatatatgcTATCGATGTGGTGGCAAAGGTCATTGGTCTCGTACATGTCGTACTCCAAAGCATTTGGTTGACCTTTATCAGCAATCActgaaaaacaaaggaaaaaaggtTGAAACTCATTATGCTTataatgatggtgatgatgctGATTATGATATTTATGGTGACCTGGATACTACTCCTTTGGATATTGGTGATTTCTTTGAAGATCCAAATGGAAAAATTGATCACCTTATTGGAGATGGAACCGTgaagaagtag
- the LOC25498536 gene encoding L-type lectin-domain containing receptor kinase IV.1 isoform X1 → MFLKLVFMLFFLVTFVASEDSSFIYNGFQSSHLYLDGIAELTSDGLLRLTNDTGPDTAYAFYPNHIVFKNTSNASVSSFSTTFVFTIKSMYPSISGHGIVFVLSPTKGLPNSLPNQYFGLFNYSNIGNSSNHVFGVELDTRKNFEFDDINDNHVGIDINDLKSANSTPAGYYDDTGRFRNLSLTSGHPMQVWIEYDGVKKKIDVTLAPVSVGFSHKPTQPTLSLTKDLSPILNNRMYVGFSSSTGFIAASHYIHGWSFMVNGQSQNLEISDLPGERVFAEKKKSKFLTVRLPLILLSLVFIITLGVMYYIKLKKFDEVLEDWEHEYGPHRFKFKDLYSATKGFREKGILGVGGFGKVYKGVIPSSKLQVAVKRVSHESRQGIREFVSEIVSIGRLRHRNLVQLYGYCRRKSELLLVYDYMPNGSLDNYLFNQPKVRLNWSQRFRIIKGIASGVVYLHEEWEKVVIHRDIKASNVLLDSEFNSRLGDFGLSRLYDHGADPHTTHLAGTIGYLAPEHIRTGKATKFSDVFSFGAFLLEVVCGRRPLGRVGDNESLILVDYVFECWQRGEILEAKDVNLGTDYVSEEVELVLKLGLLCSHSEPLARPGMRQVVQYLERDIPLPYLFSLSLSSSGLFFGYQVSVEDKTMPYTSVSIAESVLSGGR, encoded by the coding sequence ATGTTCCTCAAGCTtgtgtttatgttgttttttcttgttACATTTGTAGCAAGTGAAGACAGCAGTTTCATCTATAATGGTTTCCAATCATCACATTTATATCTTGATGGTATTGCTGAGTTAACTTCAGATGGCTTACTAAGACTCACCAATGATACCGGGCCAGATACAGCATATGCTTTCTATCCAAATcatatagtttttaaaaacaCTTCGAATGCAAGTGTGTCATCTTTCTCAACTACTTTTGTATTTACCATAAAATCCATGTATCCATCTATTAGTGGCCATGgaattgtttttgttctttctcCTACAAAAGGGCTACCAAATTCACTACCAAATCAATACTTTGGTCTCTTTAACTACTCCAACATTGGAAACAGTAGCAACCATGTTTTTGGTGTTGAGCTTGACACTCGTAAAAATTTTGAGTTTGATGATATCAATGATAATCATGTTGGAATTGATATCAATGATTTGAAATCAGCTAATTCAACTCCTGCAGGATATTATGATGATACTGGTCGATTCAGGAATTTATCCCTTACCAGTGGACATCCTATGCAGGTATGGATTGAATATGATGGAGTGAAGAAAAAGATTGATGTTACCTTAGCTCCAGTTAGTGTTGGTTTTAGTCATAAACCAACACAACCGACGTTATCATTGACCAAAGATCTTTCCCCAATTCTCAACAATAGAATGTATGTTGGATTCTCATCTTCAACAGGGTTCATTGCAGCTTCTCATTATATTCATGGTTGGAGTTTTATGGTTAATGGCCAATCTCAAAACCTTGAAATCTCTGACCTTCCTGGAGAAAGAGTATTTGCTGAGAAAAAAAAGTCCAAATTTTTAACTGTTCGGTTGCCTTTGATATTGCTAAGTTTGGTATTCATCATAACTTTAGGGGTTATGTATTATATCAAATTGAAGAAGTTTGATGAGGTTCTTGAAGATTGGGAACATGAATATGGCCCACATAGATTTAAGTTCAAAGATCTATACTCTGCCACGAAGGGTTTCAGGGAAAAGGGGATACTGGGAGTTGGTGGATTTGGTAAAGTCTACAAAGGTGTGATACCAAGTTCCAAACTTCAAGTTGCTGTGAAAAGGGTGTCTCATGAATCAAGACAAGGGATAAGGGAATTCGTGTCGGAAATTGTTAGTATCGGTCGTCTTCGGCACAGGAATCTTGTCCAACTTTATGGCTATTGCAGGCGAAAAAGCGAGTTACTTTTGGTTTATGATTACATGCCGAATGGAAGTTTAGACAACTATCTATTCAACCAACCAAAAGTGAGGTTGAATTGGAGTCAAAGATTTAGAATCATCAAAGGTATTGCGTCAGGTGTGGTTTATCTACACGAAGAATGGGAGAAAGTTGTGATTCATAGAGACATAAAGGCTAGTAATGTGTTGTTAGATTCTGAATTTAATTCAAGATTGGGAGATTTTGGTCTTTCAAGGTTGTATGATCACGGTGCAGATCCTCACACAACTCATTTGGCTGGAACTATTGGTTATCTTGCTCCTGAACATATTAGAACAGGTAAGGCTACAAAATTTTCTGATGTGTTTTCTTTTGGTGCATTTCTTCTTGAGGTTGTTTGTGGTAGGAGGCCTCTAGGCCGTGTAGGAGACAATGAGAGTCTAATTCTAGTTGATTATGTGTTTGAATGTTGGCAAAGAGGTGAGATTCTTGAGGCAAAAGATGTAAATTTGGGCACTGATTATGTGTCTGAGGAGGTCGAGTTGGTGTTGAAACTTGGATTGTTGTGTTCACATTCAGAACCTTTGGCTAGACCAGGTATGAGACAAGTTGTGCAGTATTTGGAGAGGGATATACCTTTGCCATATTTGTTTTCGCTTAGTTTATCTTCTTCTGGTTTATTTTTTGGGTACCAAGTATCTGTTGAGGACAAGACAATGCCGTATACTTCTGTATCTATTGCTGAGTCTGTTCTCTCTGGTGGTCGTTGA
- the LOC25498536 gene encoding L-type lectin-domain containing receptor kinase IV.1 isoform X2, translating into MFLKLVFMLFFLVTFVASEDSSFIYNGFQSSHLYLDGIAELTSDGLLRLTNDTGPDTAYAFYPNHIVFKNTSNASVSSFSTTFVFTIKSMYPSISGHGIVFVLSPTKGLPNSLPNQYFGLFNYSNIGNSSNHVFGVELDTRKNFEFDDINDNHVGIDINDLKSANSTPAGYYDDTGRFRNLSLTSGHPMQVWIEYDGVKKKIDVTLAPVSVGFSHKPTQPTLSLTKDLSPILNNRMYVGFSSSTGFIAASHYIHGWSFMVNGQSQNLEISDLPGERVFAEKKKSKFLTVRLPLILLSLVFIITLGVMYYIKLKKFDEVLEDWEHEYGPHRFKFKDLYSATKGFREKGILGVGGFGKVYKGVIPSSKLQVAVKRVSHESRQGIREFVSEIVSIGRLRHRNLVQLYGYCRRKSELLLVYDYMPNGSLDNYLFNQPKVRLNWSQRFRIIKGIASGVVYLHEEWEKVVIHRDIKASNVLLDSEFNSRLGDFGLSRLYDHGADPHTTHLAGTIGYLAPEHIRTEVRFLRQKM; encoded by the exons ATGTTCCTCAAGCTtgtgtttatgttgttttttcttgttACATTTGTAGCAAGTGAAGACAGCAGTTTCATCTATAATGGTTTCCAATCATCACATTTATATCTTGATGGTATTGCTGAGTTAACTTCAGATGGCTTACTAAGACTCACCAATGATACCGGGCCAGATACAGCATATGCTTTCTATCCAAATcatatagtttttaaaaacaCTTCGAATGCAAGTGTGTCATCTTTCTCAACTACTTTTGTATTTACCATAAAATCCATGTATCCATCTATTAGTGGCCATGgaattgtttttgttctttctcCTACAAAAGGGCTACCAAATTCACTACCAAATCAATACTTTGGTCTCTTTAACTACTCCAACATTGGAAACAGTAGCAACCATGTTTTTGGTGTTGAGCTTGACACTCGTAAAAATTTTGAGTTTGATGATATCAATGATAATCATGTTGGAATTGATATCAATGATTTGAAATCAGCTAATTCAACTCCTGCAGGATATTATGATGATACTGGTCGATTCAGGAATTTATCCCTTACCAGTGGACATCCTATGCAGGTATGGATTGAATATGATGGAGTGAAGAAAAAGATTGATGTTACCTTAGCTCCAGTTAGTGTTGGTTTTAGTCATAAACCAACACAACCGACGTTATCATTGACCAAAGATCTTTCCCCAATTCTCAACAATAGAATGTATGTTGGATTCTCATCTTCAACAGGGTTCATTGCAGCTTCTCATTATATTCATGGTTGGAGTTTTATGGTTAATGGCCAATCTCAAAACCTTGAAATCTCTGACCTTCCTGGAGAAAGAGTATTTGCTGAGAAAAAAAAGTCCAAATTTTTAACTGTTCGGTTGCCTTTGATATTGCTAAGTTTGGTATTCATCATAACTTTAGGGGTTATGTATTATATCAAATTGAAGAAGTTTGATGAGGTTCTTGAAGATTGGGAACATGAATATGGCCCACATAGATTTAAGTTCAAAGATCTATACTCTGCCACGAAGGGTTTCAGGGAAAAGGGGATACTGGGAGTTGGTGGATTTGGTAAAGTCTACAAAGGTGTGATACCAAGTTCCAAACTTCAAGTTGCTGTGAAAAGGGTGTCTCATGAATCAAGACAAGGGATAAGGGAATTCGTGTCGGAAATTGTTAGTATCGGTCGTCTTCGGCACAGGAATCTTGTCCAACTTTATGGCTATTGCAGGCGAAAAAGCGAGTTACTTTTGGTTTATGATTACATGCCGAATGGAAGTTTAGACAACTATCTATTCAACCAACCAAAAGTGAGGTTGAATTGGAGTCAAAGATTTAGAATCATCAAAGGTATTGCGTCAGGTGTGGTTTATCTACACGAAGAATGGGAGAAAGTTGTGATTCATAGAGACATAAAGGCTAGTAATGTGTTGTTAGATTCTGAATTTAATTCAAGATTGGGAGATTTTGGTCTTTCAAGGTTGTATGATCACGGTGCAGATCCTCACACAACTCATTTGGCTGGAACTATTGGTTATCTTGCTCCTGAACATATTAGAACAG AGGTGAGATTCTTGAGGCAAAAGATGTAA